The following proteins are co-located in the Candidatus Phytoplasma asteris genome:
- a CDS encoding IS3 family transposase yields MKKIEKIIEKEIHKNKLLQALMKKNQKTDKKTVFELVKQFNQKLNLTTILKTIRTKRSTYYYWLKAENKIKAKKEKYLLQQNRIKALCLHQQYFYGHRKITDLYQKTFNEFITKKKVYTIMKKNDINCRLRIKKNKYNYKNNLKTKLKVVDNLINQDFISIAPLQKLFTDITYFKTPQGFLYFSCIIDSFNNQIIASHTSKHQNKELVLNTIQKLPLLKEPCIIHSDQGTVYQSQKVQQTLTKKGFLISMSRKATPRDNAVIENFFGQMKTILQHQHPFLFQKSTKKLKKIINHFPKFWNNQWILAKLNYSSPSQYSQNLI; encoded by the coding sequence ATGAAAAAAATAGAAAAAATAATAGAAAAAGAAATCCACAAAAATAAATTATTACAAGCTCTAATGAAAAAAAATCAAAAAACTGATAAAAAAACAGTTTTTGAATTAGTTAAACAATTTAATCAAAAACTAAATTTAACAACCATTTTAAAAACTATCCGAACAAAAAGAAGCACTTATTATTATTGGTTGAAAGCAGAAAACAAAATCAAAGCCAAAAAAGAAAAATATTTATTACAACAAAATCGCATTAAAGCTTTGTGTTTACACCAACAATATTTTTACGGTCATCGTAAAATCACTGATTTATATCAAAAAACCTTTAACGAGTTTATCACCAAGAAAAAAGTTTACACCATTATGAAAAAAAACGACATTAACTGTCGTTTAAGAATTAAAAAAAATAAATATAATTATAAAAATAATTTAAAAACTAAATTAAAAGTAGTAGATAATTTAATTAATCAAGATTTTATATCAATAGCCCCTTTACAAAAACTCTTTACAGATATCACTTATTTCAAAACTCCACAAGGATTTTTATATTTTTCTTGTATTATTGATTCTTTCAACAACCAAATTATCGCTTCCCACACTTCCAAACATCAAAATAAAGAATTAGTTTTAAACACCATCCAAAAATTACCTCTATTAAAAGAACCTTGTATTATTCACTCAGATCAAGGAACAGTTTATCAATCACAAAAAGTCCAACAAACTTTAACGAAAAAAGGTTTTTTAATCAGTATGTCAAGAAAAGCAACTCCACGCGATAACGCTGTAATTGAAAACTTTTTCGGCCAAATGAAAACTATCTTACAACATCAACATCCTTTTTTATTTCAAAAATCAACCAAAAAATTAAAAAAAATAATCAATCATTTTCCGAAATTTTGGAACAATCAATGGATTTTAGCTAAATTAAATTATTCATCTCCTTCTCAATATTCCCAAAATCTTATATAA
- a CDS encoding dTMP kinase encodes MKKLIVFEGLDGSGKTSLINSLQPQLKTPHQLYQGLGSSSIGKEIRDLFLNFQQVDYLTRFYLSLANMAQIQAELFKNNQLIILDRWLPSAYAYQLFPFSKEKKQLPPLKKIFKLKHETILKKPRFINLFRYRSSHRKN; translated from the coding sequence ATGAAGAAATTAATCGTTTTTGAAGGACTCGACGGGAGTGGAAAAACTTCTCTTATCAATTCTCTTCAACCCCAATTAAAAACCCCTCATCAACTTTATCAAGGTTTAGGGAGCAGTTCTATTGGGAAGGAAATTAGAGATTTATTTTTAAATTTTCAACAAGTAGATTATCTCACTCGTTTTTATTTAAGTCTCGCGAATATGGCTCAAATCCAAGCGGAATTATTTAAAAACAACCAATTAATCATCTTAGACCGTTGGTTACCATCCGCTTATGCTTATCAATTATTTCCTTTTTCCAAGGAAAAGAAACAACTTCCCCCTTTAAAAAAGATCTTTAAGTTGAAACATGAAACTATCTTAAAAAAACCCCGATTTATTAATTTATTTAGATATCGATCCTCTCATCGGAAGAACTAG
- a CDS encoding ABC transporter permease subunit, with the protein MKNCYNLFINNLPSYWNVICTTISLAFLGTLGAFLLSLWLLYIKGIRKKKRIRFYERYFYKTIDIILYFYIFFVKSVPMMLQAMLVFYGLRRIGYFEWLEPFQAALFILIFNSCAMLAEFMIKNMSFFDPGQIEASLALGMTRKQAFKRVICPQVIHQSLLRIINEFILNIKDICVFYVITVVDIFTFSKNNYRTSNNFGFLINASLIYIILIFISSYLLKKLETKLGNKNA; encoded by the coding sequence ATGAAAAACTGCTATAATTTATTTATAAATAATCTACCCTCATATTGGAATGTAATTTGTACTACTATAAGCCTTGCTTTTTTAGGAACATTAGGGGCTTTTTTGTTATCTTTATGGCTCCTTTATATCAAAGGAATCAGAAAAAAGAAACGAATAAGATTTTATGAGAGATATTTTTACAAAACAATAGATATTATCTTATATTTTTATATCTTTTTTGTTAAAAGTGTCCCTATGATGTTACAAGCAATGCTTGTTTTTTATGGACTTAGAAGAATTGGTTATTTTGAATGGTTAGAACCTTTTCAAGCCGCACTATTTATCCTTATTTTTAATTCTTGCGCTATGTTAGCAGAATTTATGATTAAAAATATGTCCTTTTTTGACCCTGGTCAAATTGAGGCATCCCTAGCTTTAGGAATGACTCGCAAGCAAGCTTTTAAACGCGTTATATGTCCTCAAGTAATCCATCAATCTTTACTGCGAATTATCAATGAATTTATTCTAAATATCAAAGATATTTGTGTTTTTTATGTAATTACAGTTGTAGATATTTTTACTTTTAGCAAAAACAATTATAGAACATCAAATAATTTTGGTTTTTTAATCAACGCATCTTTAATATATATAATTTTAATTTTCATCTCTTCTTATCTTTTAAAAAAATTAGAAACCAAATTAGGTAATAAAAATGCATAA
- a CDS encoding transporter substrate-binding domain-containing protein codes for MKQNKNLIISLVVGAFVILGIIGGIVWWQLTKDKTTTQTTPTEEIALNGDLVVGMELEYAPLEWVTMGNNEQYKDQIHPIQGKKNGFACGYNVAIAKKLAKKLSKKLIIKKIDFDGLFNALTSNEVDLVIAGHTKTPEREETVAFSDPYHFGSVKVILHKDLEVNNLADLKEKKIAYQKDSAHEKKAKMISDHPQELQDLNAFNLGLLAKTIDGYILESDFAELFISKNPKLAKSVPNIDNQLMEKIQEYYDSNPQLTKEECQTFQNTKQSHIAIKKENEKLTKEVNKALEELHFTQDNQTTQALKLKAVQYAKDENANL; via the coding sequence ATGAAACAGAATAAAAATTTAATTATTAGTTTAGTTGTTGGTGCTTTTGTAATTTTAGGCATAATAGGAGGAATTGTATGGTGGCAACTAACAAAAGATAAAACAACTACTCAAACCACCCCAACCGAAGAAATTGCATTAAATGGCGATTTAGTAGTAGGAATGGAACTTGAATACGCTCCTTTAGAATGGGTTACTATGGGAAACAACGAACAATACAAAGACCAAATACATCCTATTCAAGGAAAAAAAAATGGATTTGCTTGTGGTTATAATGTAGCAATTGCTAAAAAATTAGCTAAAAAGTTAAGTAAAAAATTAATTATTAAAAAAATAGATTTTGATGGATTATTTAATGCTTTAACAAGTAATGAAGTAGATTTAGTTATTGCAGGACATACCAAAACCCCTGAAAGAGAAGAAACAGTTGCTTTTTCAGACCCTTATCATTTTGGATCAGTTAAAGTTATCTTACACAAAGATTTAGAAGTAAACAATCTTGCAGATTTAAAAGAAAAAAAAATAGCTTACCAAAAAGATTCTGCACACGAAAAAAAAGCAAAAATGATAAGCGATCATCCTCAAGAATTACAAGATTTAAATGCTTTTAATTTAGGATTGCTAGCAAAAACAATTGATGGTTATATTTTAGAATCTGATTTTGCAGAATTATTTATATCAAAAAATCCAAAATTAGCAAAATCAGTTCCAAACATCGATAACCAATTAATGGAAAAAATCCAAGAATATTATGACTCAAACCCTCAACTTACAAAAGAAGAATGCCAAACTTTCCAAAACACCAAACAATCACATATAGCAATCAAAAAAGAAAATGAAAAATTAACAAAAGAGGTCAATAAAGCATTAGAAGAACTACATTTTACACAAGATAACCAAACAACTCAAGCATTAAAATTAAAAGCTGTTCAATATGCAAAAGATGAAAATGCTAATTTATAA
- a CDS encoding SVM family protein (Sequence-variable mosaic (SVM) proteins are highly divergent, but recognized by the shared signal peptide region that defines them.) → MVKIKHHLLFLNIFLFIVLGLFLITNHYQVMAANDLNDEYSINNEINKLCSEKNLLAIKISYLQKYDLETKIYQKKLNILNQKIQNLSQRLSNIKVLNFTNEKIWDYSYERNQVVIKSFEHPEIQEFREDHRKLIEKINNLQQKYINLKYKLDE, encoded by the coding sequence ATGGTTAAAATCAAACATCATTTATTATTCTTAAATATATTTTTATTTATTGTTTTAGGATTATTTTTAATTACTAATCATTATCAAGTAATGGCTGCAAATGATTTAAATGATGAATATTCAATAAATAATGAAATTAATAAACTTTGTTCAGAAAAAAATCTATTAGCTATTAAAATTTCTTATCTTCAGAAATATGATTTAGAAACAAAAATATATCAAAAAAAATTAAATATTTTGAATCAAAAAATTCAAAATCTTTCACAAAGGCTTTCAAATATTAAAGTTTTAAATTTTACAAACGAAAAAATTTGGGATTATTCATATGAACGAAATCAAGTAGTAATTAAATCATTTGAACACCCCGAAATACAAGAATTTAGAGAAGACCATCGAAAATTAATTGAAAAAATTAATAATCTGCAACAAAAATATATTAATTTAAAATATAAATTAGATGAATAA
- a CDS encoding AAA family ATPase — protein sequence MTIILLFFSFCLGTYVWIHHQTLTETEKQITNHHKRLENQNLNLQEIKKHFQQNQNELNEKIQTQNHEFINEFQTQLQPKLEALTTLSQKNNEEEFLFKPSNPQKFLSFDKLIGFKEELKVVEGFIDYLKNKDNYQGIGEVEPPLGILMHGCPGTGKTTLARALAKETHLPFFEVSSSLFSQKYKGLAPQMVKDLFESARKEADKKNGAIIFLDECETIFTDLGTLKAGSEIANVVNQFKTEMTSFENNPEKPIFIIGATNHIDQIDEAIKSRFTYNIEVKPGNKEERKQFLEFMIKKRQNPYSDEAKKYLFEVINEALEFLPHNHQFSKANRTLENLLKTTVNIFARNRGTDENKRNEINSEDLKQTYQMIISQNTEVLDQIKNQKKGGE from the coding sequence AAAATCAAAACTTGAACTTGCAAGAAATCAAAAAACATTTTCAACAAAACCAAAATGAATTAAACGAAAAAATACAAACTCAAAACCACGAATTCATAAATGAATTTCAAACTCAATTACAACCTAAATTAGAGGCATTAACAACATTATCTCAAAAAAATAACGAAGAAGAATTCCTTTTTAAACCATCTAATCCTCAAAAATTCTTATCTTTTGATAAGTTAATTGGTTTTAAAGAAGAATTAAAAGTGGTAGAAGGATTCATAGATTATCTTAAAAACAAAGATAACTATCAAGGGATTGGCGAAGTGGAACCGCCATTAGGAATTTTAATGCATGGTTGTCCAGGAACAGGTAAAACTACTTTAGCTAGAGCTTTAGCTAAAGAAACTCATTTACCTTTCTTTGAAGTTTCTAGTTCTTTATTCTCACAAAAATATAAAGGATTAGCGCCTCAAATGGTTAAAGATTTATTTGAATCAGCCAGAAAAGAAGCAGATAAAAAGAACGGCGCCATTATCTTTTTAGATGAATGTGAGACCATTTTTACTGATTTAGGAACATTAAAAGCTGGTTCAGAAATCGCCAATGTGGTAAACCAATTCAAAACCGAAATGACATCATTTGAAAATAATCCTGAAAAACCTATTTTCATTATTGGCGCTACAAACCACATCGACCAAATTGATGAAGCCATCAAATCCCGATTTACTTATAACATCGAAGTTAAACCAGGTAATAAAGAAGAAAGAAAACAATTTTTAGAATTCATGATTAAAAAACGTCAAAACCCATATAGCGATGAAGCTAAAAAATACTTATTTGAAGTTATCAATGAGGCTTTAGAATTTTTACCACATAATCATCAATTCTCAAAAGCCAATCGTACTTTAGAAAACCTTTTAAAAACAACTGTTAACATTTTCGCACGCAATCGCGGAACTGACGAAAATAAAAGAAACGAAATCAATTCTGAAGACTTAAAACAAACTTACCAAATGATCATTTCTCAAAACACAGAAGTATTAGATCAAATCAAAAACCAGAAGAAAGGAGGTGAATAA
- a CDS encoding amino acid ABC transporter ATP-binding protein produces the protein MHNIIEITNLQKKYGTKVVLKDINLKIKQNEIITLIGPSGAGKSSLLRCLNLLEEPDFGTILFEGTNILNPKYNVYNLRKKIGMVFQHFNLFANKNVLNNCTLAITEVFKKSKEEAQTIAREKLQKVGLLDVASQSIQTLSGGQKQRVAIARALCMNPEIILFDEPTASLDPQLTKEVLDIMTNLTHEKITIILVTHEIAFAQKISDRIVFMADGIILEEGTPQQILNNPQSDKLKTFLKDASFNKYK, from the coding sequence ATGCATAATATCATCGAAATTACAAATCTCCAAAAAAAATATGGCACTAAAGTTGTTTTAAAAGACATTAATTTAAAAATCAAACAAAACGAAATTATTACTTTAATAGGGCCTTCAGGAGCTGGTAAATCTTCTCTTTTAAGATGTCTTAATTTATTGGAAGAACCTGATTTTGGCACTATTTTATTTGAAGGCACAAATATCTTAAATCCAAAATATAATGTGTATAATTTAAGAAAAAAAATTGGCATGGTTTTTCAACATTTCAATTTATTTGCCAACAAAAATGTCTTGAATAATTGCACTTTGGCAATCACAGAAGTATTTAAAAAAAGCAAAGAAGAAGCACAAACAATAGCACGCGAAAAATTACAAAAAGTAGGACTCTTAGATGTAGCATCTCAAAGCATTCAAACACTTTCAGGAGGACAAAAACAACGGGTTGCAATTGCAAGAGCCTTATGTATGAATCCAGAAATAATTTTATTTGATGAACCTACCGCTTCTTTGGATCCACAATTAACTAAAGAAGTTCTTGATATTATGACTAATTTAACTCATGAAAAAATAACTATTATTTTAGTAACTCATGAAATTGCATTTGCTCAAAAAATTTCTGATAGAATTGTTTTTATGGCAGATGGCATAATTTTAGAAGAAGGAACTCCACAACAAATCCTTAACAACCCTCAAAGTGATAAATTAAAAACTTTTCTCAAAGATGCTTCTTTTAATAAATACAAATGA
- a CDS encoding DNA double-strand break repair protein Rad50: MYEGMLSNAIKLRDSLQRDYDKLTSGEQKLFAEIKSAEERKAEINKNIEEINQKIAEIEFEQGLYRTLKEKYRAMHNRMITYEKENEFSFGNVFKFGFKAFDRVSDLIPAKYGLSIIGKTMKFTQKFGQGVAKTTLILHEGHRLWHMYNEVVNENKESAPMITKETLEMYTKDIDRDLAKLDADKKDYEKKIEGYKTRRDNNDLLND; this comes from the coding sequence ATGTACGAAGGAATGTTATCCAACGCCATCAAATTAAGAGATTCCTTACAACGAGATTATGATAAATTAACTTCTGGAGAACAAAAATTATTCGCAGAAATCAAATCCGCGGAAGAACGTAAAGCCGAAATTAACAAAAACATCGAAGAAATCAACCAAAAAATAGCTGAAATTGAATTTGAACAAGGTTTATATAGAACCTTAAAAGAAAAATACCGAGCAATGCACAACCGTATGATAACTTATGAAAAAGAAAATGAATTTTCTTTCGGTAATGTTTTTAAATTTGGTTTCAAAGCTTTCGATCGAGTTTCTGATTTAATTCCTGCTAAATACGGACTTTCAATAATCGGAAAAACTATGAAGTTCACTCAAAAATTTGGACAAGGAGTAGCGAAAACTACTTTAATTCTTCATGAAGGCCACCGTTTATGGCATATGTATAACGAAGTAGTCAACGAAAACAAAGAATCAGCACCAATGATTACCAAAGAAACCTTAGAAATGTATACCAAAGACATCGACCGCGACTTAGCTAAACTAGATGCTGACAAAAAAGACTACGAAAAGAAAATAGAAGGATATAAAACTCGTCGTGATAATAATGATCTTTTAAACGATTAA
- a CDS encoding DUF2963 domain-containing protein, translating to MKFVKKETKYQKDTTNPKEHKDKHKQKKHKWQLIHILCLILMVIIMFLSSFILYNKERKDKIFTQKKESTKLPNPIIQENKPNKENNNEIVNQIKLISNENNLIVTNSNENTQMINIYDSITNNLIKKTTFYPNQKTINFIEKYNPQTKKCLQIKHFTQQGTLFCVIYLDQNTKKITKIIYYQDNNKIDNEAKYSLQTGKKISHTYYLKNGIDIDYIDKYNEKEEISETIHYIVTKY from the coding sequence ATGAAATTTGTAAAAAAAGAAACAAAATACCAAAAAGACACAACAAATCCCAAAGAACACAAAGACAAACACAAACAAAAAAAGCATAAATGGCAATTAATTCACATATTGTGCCTTATTTTAATGGTTATTATAATGTTTTTAAGTAGTTTTATTTTATATAACAAAGAACGCAAAGATAAAATATTTACTCAAAAAAAAGAATCAACAAAACTACCAAATCCGATTATCCAAGAAAATAAACCAAATAAAGAAAATAATAATGAAATAGTTAACCAAATTAAATTAATTTCAAACGAAAATAATTTAATTGTTACAAACTCAAACGAAAATACCCAAATGATAAATATATACGATTCAATAACAAACAATTTAATCAAAAAAACTACTTTTTACCCCAATCAAAAAACTATTAATTTCATTGAAAAATACAACCCCCAAACTAAAAAATGCCTCCAAATAAAACACTTTACACAACAAGGAACTTTATTTTGTGTCATATATCTTGATCAAAATACTAAAAAAATAACAAAAATAATTTATTACCAAGACAATAACAAAATAGACAATGAAGCTAAATATAGCCTTCAAACTGGAAAAAAGATTTCTCATACTTACTATCTTAAAAACGGCATTGATATTGATTACATAGATAAATACAACGAAAAAGAAGAAATTTCAGAAACAATCCATTATATTGTTACAAAATACTAA